The genomic region CGCATTGACTTACGCCGCCACTGCGCCCCTGCCCGACGAGATCGACGAGATGGTCTTCGCCGGCTTCCTGCGCAAGAAACCCGTGGAGTTGGTGAAGTGCAAGACCATCGACATGGAAGTGCCCGCCGACGCCGACTTCGTGCTGGAGGGCTATGTCGCCCATAGCGAACGTCGGCGCGAGGGACCGTTTGGCGACCACACCGGATACTACAGCCTCGCCGACGACTACCCCGTCTTTCGGATCACGGCGATCACGCATCGCCGCAGCGCCGTCTACCCCTGCACCATCGTCGGCCCGCCACCGATGGAGGACAAATATCTGGGCCTCGCCACCGAGCGCCTCTTCCTGCCGCTCGCGCGCCTCATGGTCCCGGAAATAATCGACTACCACCTGCCGTCGGAAGGCGCGTTTCACAACCTTGCCCTCATTCGCATCAAGAAGCGATATCCGGGACACGCGTTCAAAGTCATGCACGCCCTCTGGGGATTAGGGCAGATGATGTTCACGAAGTGTATCGTCGTGGTGGATGAAGATGTGGATGTGCAGAACCCCGGCGAAGTCGTTTGGCGCGCCTTCGCGAATATCGACCCCGAACGCGATATTACATTTGTGAAGGGACCGATCGACGTTCTCGACCACGCCTCGCCGCTGATGGCCTTCGGATCGAAGATGGGGGTGGACGCCACGCGCAAGTGGCCGGATGAGGGATTCACCCGGGAATGGCCGGAAGTGCTGACGATGACGCCCGCGATCAAACAGCGCGTGGACGCCATTTGGAGGTCGCTTGGCATCGAGGCGTAGGGTTGCGCCCTGGTAAAAATACGGTGAGTTTTTTGTGAAAAGTTGCCGAAAAGAATATTGTGCTGTATAATTAGGTTCTACTACCCGGTTTACAGAGATCTCAAACGCGTTAATTTCTTGTACGAAAGAGGAATTCCCGGATGGATGCAAAGTCACTTTTCACCAGCACCGAAGTTTTGTCCGGCTTTGGCCTGATCGCCGTGGGCATCAGCGCGCAAGCCTTAGGAATACATGATATCTTTGCGGTGGCCATGGCCCCGTTCGGCGTCGGCCTGATCCTCAGCGATATGCTGTCCAAAGTTGCTCGCGCCACTCGCGACCGCGTCAAGGTCCGCATCCCGCGCGACAACGACTAGAATTGCCTTTGATCTTATGCCCAACCCCAAACGTCTCGTCGTTGCGGTGACCGGCGCCAGCGGCGCTCTGTACGCGATTCGGTTTCTCCAGCAGGCGTCCCGGCATTACGATCAAATCTACCTGATGCTCTCCGACCAGGCGGCGATGGTGTTTTCCACGGAAACGGGCGGCTCTCTGTCTCGCCCGTTCACCGCCGCCCAGTACCTGGGCGAAGAGTACGCCGACGCGCCGATCCAATTTCTCGACTCCAAAGACTACTACACCCCGCCCGCTTCTGGATCGTTCGTCCATGACGGCATGGTCATTATTCCGTGCTCCATGGGCACGCTGGGACGGATCGCGTCCGGCGTCTCCAACGACCTCACCACCCGCTCCGCCGACGTGTGCCTCAAAGAACGCCGCAAGCTCATCCTTGTGGCCCGCGATACACCTTTTCATTTAATTCACCTCCGAAACATGGTAACAGTAACAGAGGCGGGCGCGATCGTCCTTCCCGCCGTCCCCGCGTTCTACCACCGGCCAAAAACCGTGGAAGACGTCGTGGATACCGTTGTCGCGCGCGTGCTGCAAAATCTCGGAGTCCCACAAACGCTGCAGCCGCAATGGCAAGCGGAAGACGAATAATCGTATCGCGCTTCCCCGTCGGAACAATCCCAATCCGTGATCATAGGAGATCGTGTATTTATGAAGAGGCACTTGGCGTTTGTCGCCGGAGCGGGCGCCGTCAGTTTATTCGGAGCGGCCCACGCCGTGTACGCGCAGGTACTGCCGGGCGATATCGACCGCAGCCAGTTCCGCGCCAGCGCCCATGCGCTCGGCATGGGCGGTTCCGATCTGCTCCTGAACGACGGCATTGATTCCGCCGCCGCCAACCCAGCGGCGATCGGCGATTCGGGCAAGTTCAGCTTCGGCCTCTCCGCGGAGGCCCGAACCGACAATGTCAAATGGAGCGATATCAACGATGTCGTCGACAATGTCACCAAGGTCCGTGACCAGATCGACAACACCACCGGCGGAATATCGACCGGCCAGGTTACGGCCGCCTACGACGCCTTTGACAGCATCTACAACTTCGCCATCAAAGCCGGCGCGCAGCCGAACGGCGGTCCCGCCACGCTCAAAGCCGTCGGCGCTCCATCGCTAGGGTTCAGCTTCGGCAAGTTCGGCGTCATCGCTTACGGCGGCGTCGCCGTCAACCTCAAGCTGAGCGCGGGAACTGGAACAGGTCCGGGCCTGGGACTTGGGTTAATCCCCACAGGCGTCGTACGCCCTTCAGCCGTGCAGATCGGGGATAAGCGCAAGGTCTCGGTCGACGGCGGCCTGCTGGCGATGAGCACCGTGGCAGTCCCCATCGCCGTACCTATCGCCGTTGGCGTGATTGGCGTGAGTCCCAAGTTTGTGCGCGCCGATTACGGCGCATTGAGCTATACGGCGGACGCCAGCAATAACCTCATCTCGGGGACAAACTACAACAGCGTCAGCGATCAAAAGCTGGACGTGGACCTTGGATTCCAATCCAAATCCTTCCTGGGCGTGCGCTACGCCGCCGTCGTGCGCAATCTGCTCCAGCCAAAATTCAATCTCAAGCGCCGGGTCGGCGGACACGATCAAGCTGGCGACTTTAACTTCACCAACAGCACCGAGTTCGACCTCGGCGCGATGTACACCAAGGAGAACGCCAGCTACGTCGTCGAGGAGCACAACCTCAGCGGCGCGAACGGCGCCAACTCCACCTTCCATCTCGGCGGCGAATACCGCGTCGGCCCCGTCTTCGCCCTCCGCGCCGGCTACGACGACGACCGTTTCGTCGCGGGCCTGGGCTTCAACCTCCACGGAACACGCTTCGACATCGCCAGCAGCAGCGACCCCGACCAGCGCATCGCCGCCTCCGTCACCGGCAAGTTCTGAGAGTGAATCAAAATAACGCCTCCGCCGGAAATCTCCAGCGGAGGCGTTGCTGCGCTATAGTGGGCGAATTGTAGCGGCGAAGGCACTTTTGGCGACGATTTAGCAATCATCCTCTCGAAAGCGGCCATTTCAACTGCTGGAAGAGGTTCGTAATATCCTGAGCGCTCGTAATATCCAGCTCTATGAGCCCGAGCGAATTAGAAAAATAGAGATAGAGAAAATTGTTGCGTACAAACTGGAGTTCTTTCCGCGCCCGATCACGCTCCCCCCGCTCCCAGAAGATCAGAGCGATTTGGCAACGCGCCTCCGGGTTCCAGGATGCGAACGCAAGCGCCTCATGGAACTTCTCAATCGCCTTATCCAAATCCCCTTGCTTTTTCAATATACGCGCCTGGGTCATGGCGACAGAAATAAGGGCGTTCAAATCGGGAGAGATCTCTTCGCCAGGCTTCATGACGTAATCGAGCGCCATGATCGTCTGGTAAACATCTTTGCATAAACGCTCGGCTTCCTCAAGATTGCCGTTCATCATCAAGGAATGGGCCAGCCCCGCTTTGTGGGCCATTTCGGCTCCCGCGACAATCATGGAAGCCCTTTGTACATTCAACGCCTCTTCGTATCGACCGCAACGTTCATAGAGTTCCCGTAGATCGCGCCGCCACTCCTCATTTTGCGGCTCAAGCTCAACCGCTTTTTGGTGGGCTTTAATCAAATTCTCTTCTTCATGGAATGCATAGCGCCGGCTGTGTAGGTTGTGCAGACTGGTTGCTGCGATTTCCAAAAGCCGATATAGATTGCCAATCTCATGATATCGAAACGCCTGATCGCCAGCAAGATTGAGAGCGATGGATAGCGCCTGTTCGGTTTCCTGGTATCGATGATCCCGATACAAAGATCTTGCCAGCCAGCGATAGCTATCATAGTATTTCGAATTCAAAGCAATCGCCTTTTGCGCGGCGTCAATCACCTCGTTATAGTTAGGCTGCTTGTTTCCTCGGTTTTCAATTTCTATGTATAGCCAGCGCGCCAACAATGCGTACACTTCAAAAGAATTCGGGGAAGTCGCGATGGCATTTCGGGCGGCATCAATTTCCAAAGCGATCGGGTCAGATT from Capsulimonas corticalis harbors:
- a CDS encoding menaquinone biosynthesis decarboxylase, with amino-acid sequence MAYQSLHEFIQRLDKAGELRRIQQQVDPYLEITEIADRVMKMPGGGPALLFENVKGSKFPLAINLMGSRKRMSWALGVDDIEEIADEIAALTRLPSNMPASLLGKIQILPQLAALGAIAPKLISPVTAPCQEVVKLGKDANLDELPILTCWPDDGGPFITLPLVFTKDEGTGKRNVGMYRIQKQGPHETGMHWQRHKVGSRHYANYEAKGRDIPVAIVLGGDPALTYAATAPLPDEIDEMVFAGFLRKKPVELVKCKTIDMEVPADADFVLEGYVAHSERRREGPFGDHTGYYSLADDYPVFRITAITHRRSAVYPCTIVGPPPMEDKYLGLATERLFLPLARLMVPEIIDYHLPSEGAFHNLALIRIKKRYPGHAFKVMHALWGLGQMMFTKCIVVVDEDVDVQNPGEVVWRAFANIDPERDITFVKGPIDVLDHASPLMAFGSKMGVDATRKWPDEGFTREWPEVLTMTPAIKQRVDAIWRSLGIEA
- a CDS encoding UbiX family flavin prenyltransferase, with protein sequence MPNPKRLVVAVTGASGALYAIRFLQQASRHYDQIYLMLSDQAAMVFSTETGGSLSRPFTAAQYLGEEYADAPIQFLDSKDYYTPPASGSFVHDGMVIIPCSMGTLGRIASGVSNDLTTRSADVCLKERRKLILVARDTPFHLIHLRNMVTVTEAGAIVLPAVPAFYHRPKTVEDVVDTVVARVLQNLGVPQTLQPQWQAEDE
- the traF gene encoding conjugal transfer protein TraF, with protein sequence MKRHLAFVAGAGAVSLFGAAHAVYAQVLPGDIDRSQFRASAHALGMGGSDLLLNDGIDSAAANPAAIGDSGKFSFGLSAEARTDNVKWSDINDVVDNVTKVRDQIDNTTGGISTGQVTAAYDAFDSIYNFAIKAGAQPNGGPATLKAVGAPSLGFSFGKFGVIAYGGVAVNLKLSAGTGTGPGLGLGLIPTGVVRPSAVQIGDKRKVSVDGGLLAMSTVAVPIAVPIAVGVIGVSPKFVRADYGALSYTADASNNLISGTNYNSVSDQKLDVDLGFQSKSFLGVRYAAVVRNLLQPKFNLKRRVGGHDQAGDFNFTNSTEFDLGAMYTKENASYVVEEHNLSGANGANSTFHLGGEYRVGPVFALRAGYDDDRFVAGLGFNLHGTRFDIASSSDPDQRIAASVTGKF